A genomic region of Anas acuta chromosome 1, bAnaAcu1.1, whole genome shotgun sequence contains the following coding sequences:
- the LNP1 gene encoding LOW QUALITY PROTEIN: leukemia NUP98 fusion partner 1 (The sequence of the model RefSeq protein was modified relative to this genomic sequence to represent the inferred CDS: substituted 1 base at 1 genomic stop codon): protein MEYEEDDDISFAKWMSSFWGHNLIDENEKEGRGHKKRQTRHFSERRASLPARLSSLHTTRLHASTKGSSSGHLKGSREFEEDQDCKCHCHKKASRTPSADSSCTEKRSNSIQEFAESFEKQLHFKSKRSVSLQPEGMKERRERERLHLRKSKSHKRMGEKSEPGREQKEDECSEDVPAKYSEQFPSQANIEKXYLCTGS from the exons ATGGAATATGAAGAGGATGATGATATTTCCTTTGCGAAATGGATGAGCAGTTTCTGGGGCCACAACTTGATTGATGAGAATGAGAAAGAGGGTAGAGGCCACAAGAAACGTCAAACACGACACTTTAGTGAACGGAGAGCCTCCCTTCCG GCCAGGCTTTCCTCCCTCCATACAACACGACTTCATGCCTCTACCAAAGGCTCATCTTCAGGCCATCTCAAGGGCTCCAGAGAATTCGAAGAAGACCAGGATTGCAAATGCCACTGCCACAAGAAGGCAAGCAGGACACCTTCAGCTGACAGTTCATGCACAGAGAAAAGATCAAACTCCATCCAGGAATTTGCGGAGTCCTTTGAGAAGCaattgcatttcaaaagcaaacGTTCAGTTTCTTTG CAACCTGAAGGCatgaaggagagaagagaaagagagagattgcATTTGAGAAAGAGCAAGTCTCACAAGAGAATGGGAGAGAAATCAGAGCCAGggagagaacagaaagaagaTGAATGTTCAGAAGATGTACCTGCAAAGTACAGCGAACAGTTTCCATCACAAGCAAACATTGAGAAATGATATTTATGCACAGGCAGCTAG